The DNA window CCCCAAATTTATTGGGCTGTTTTAATATTGCCTTCAATATTGTTGAATGGAAGCAAAATCCTTTTACCGGTGAATACCTGAGAAGAAGTGTGGTAACCAGAGATATGCAAATAATTGTTAGGGATTTTGACAATTTACGGCCTTTGATTACAGCTCCTGCCGATACATGTGTTGTAGCAGGAACTACCTTGCGACTAGTAGCAGTTGCTGAAGATCAAAACACGCCACCCGATTTTATTTATTTGTCTGCCAGTGGCGAACCCTTTGAAGTTGCTCAATCCCCGGCTACATTTTCACCCGATCCGGACGATTCCGTGAGTAGTCCCGGGGCAATAAATTTTCAATGGGATACAAGATGCGTTCATGTTCGTAAAAAACCTTACAGAGTTGTTTTCAGAGTTGATGATGCACGCCCAATCCGGGAACAGCTGACCGATTTTGCCGAGACGAATATTACTGTGATCGGCCCTGCACCTCAGCTCGACACAGCAATTCTGGAAAATGAAAATATAAGAATACGTTGGTCGCCATATTTCTGTTCAAATGCTGTAAGCATGAAGATTTTTCGCCGAAAAGGCGATTTTCCTTTCCAATTGGATTCCTGTTTTACAGGAGCACCTTCAGGTTTTGTAGAAATAGGAAAGGTATCGATTAACACACTGGAATTTCTCGATGATAATAATGGAGCAGGATTGGAAAAAGGCCCAAAATATTGCTATGTACTTGTAGCGGAGTATCCTGATGGCGCATTGAGCAGACCTTCAAATGAAAAATGCAATGCGCTTCCCATTGACATTCCTTTAATCACCAATGTGGACATTGAATTAACGGCAAGCAATGGCAGAATTAATGTCAAATGGACAAGGCCTCTGGAGCTTGACTCTGTTATTAATCCTCCTCCTTACCGGTACGATTTGTTTGGTAATAGTCAAAGTAATTTATTGTTCTCCGGCAACGACTTAATGGATACAAGTTTTGTATGGAATGGAGCTGATACCGAAGGTTTTCAGAATAAAGCAATTCTACATTTCACAAGCAATGGAAATATTTTTCAGGACTCTGTGAGTGCAAGTTCTGTTTTATTGACAAGTACACCCGGCGGACAAAGAGTTCAATTGGATTGGAGTGCTGATGTTCCCTGGTCAAATAACGGCCAATATCATTTAATTTATAAGAGGAATAATATCAGCGGTGTTTACGAATTGCTTGATAGTATTTTTGCAGATGGAAACAATTATTCCTATTTGGATCAGGGCCAAGCCAATGGTATTCCTCTGATCGACGGCGAGGAGTATTGTTATTTTGTTGAGACAAGAGGCAGCTATTATAATGATGTTTATTCGCAGGTATTTAGCAATCGCTCTCAGATCTCTTGCGATATTCCCCAGGATTCCGTCCCGCCTTGTCCTCCAATTCTCAGTTTGGAAGTCCCTGATTGTGATTCATTGTTGGCCGATAAGGAATGTTCGAGTGTATTAGCTGATATACCCAATAGCAATTTACTGAAATGGACGCCCGATTTTTCTGAAGGTTGCGATCGGGATATCGCAGAATACAGAATTTATTATAAAGCTAGTTCTGATGGCGAATATCAACTATTAAGTAGTGTTTTATATGACACGCTAATCTTTGAACATGGAATTGAAGGAGATTTATCGGGATGCTATGTTGTTACGGCTGTAGATTCATTTGACAATGAAAGTGCATTTAGCAATGAAGTTTGCAGAGATAATTGTATCTATTTTGAATTGCCAAATGTATTCACTCCCAACAATGACGAGTGGAACAATACATTTATCCCATGTCCTGAACCGCGATTTGTTAAAAGCATAGAATTTGAAGTTTACAATCGGTGGGGAAGGCCGCTAAGAATTATAAATGATGATCCTATGATCAATTGGGATGGGTTGGATCAAAGTGGAAATGAAGTTCCGGCCGGTTATTATTTTTACAAGGCAGACGTAGACTTTTTCCGTCTGAATCCTGAAGATTCCAAAAAAACTTTCAAGGGTTGGATTTGGTTAGCTAGATAATGTCTGAAAAGTATATCATATTATTTGATGGTGTTTGCAATCTCTGCAATAGCAGTGTTAACTTTATTATTGACAGGGATAAAAAAGATAAATTCAGATTTGCAGCCTTACAGTCAGCGGAAGGACAGGAAGAGCTAAGAAAAATTGGAATGGATAAAGAATACCTGGACAGTATTGTCCTTATTAAAAAGGGTAAATTGTTGCATAAATCCACAGCCGCATTACATATATCAAAGGAATTGACCGGGTTATGGCCTATAATTTCATTTTTCTTAATCATACCCAAAGTTTTGAGAGATTTTTTTTATGATATTATAGCCGCAAATCGCTATAAATGGTTTGGCAGACAGGAGGAATGCCGAATTCCAAGCCCAGATTTGAGATCAAAGTTTTTAAACACTGAGGCTGCTTAAAGCTAAAATTATATTTTTGCTCAAAAAGCTATTATGAAAGCATATATTTTTCCGGGTCAAGGGTCACAATTTCCGGGTATGGGCAAGGATTTTTTTGATTCCAGCGACAAAGCGAAAGAAATGTTCAAATCCGCTGATGAGATCTTAGGATTTAGTCTATCAGATATTATGTTCAATGGTAGTGCCGATGATCTTAAGCAAACCAAAGTCACACAACCCGCAATC is part of the Hyphobacterium sp. CCMP332 genome and encodes:
- a CDS encoding gliding motility-associated C-terminal domain-containing protein is translated as MLRNIALPFLFAIIPISEILASHIRAGEIIAENINNSPLSWQFTLILFTDLSSDVQSEAVDFDFGDGTPGVNVPRSSFFDLGNGTAENTYVVNHTFNSAIGARFVVSATEENRNACIINFDNSVNTPFHVSTEIILDAAVGINSTPRFTQIPVVNADFGQRWVFDNGGFDPDVNDSVSYEWTIPKLSPGTNVLNYRDPDVVAGGLTEDGSAQAFIDLDPATGVLVWDAPNLLGCFNIAFNIVEWKQNPFTGEYLRRSVVTRDMQIIVRDFDNLRPLITAPADTCVVAGTTLRLVAVAEDQNTPPDFIYLSASGEPFEVAQSPATFSPDPDDSVSSPGAINFQWDTRCVHVRKKPYRVVFRVDDARPIREQLTDFAETNITVIGPAPQLDTAILENENIRIRWSPYFCSNAVSMKIFRRKGDFPFQLDSCFTGAPSGFVEIGKVSINTLEFLDDNNGAGLEKGPKYCYVLVAEYPDGALSRPSNEKCNALPIDIPLITNVDIELTASNGRINVKWTRPLELDSVINPPPYRYDLFGNSQSNLLFSGNDLMDTSFVWNGADTEGFQNKAILHFTSNGNIFQDSVSASSVLLTSTPGGQRVQLDWSADVPWSNNGQYHLIYKRNNISGVYELLDSIFADGNNYSYLDQGQANGIPLIDGEEYCYFVETRGSYYNDVYSQVFSNRSQISCDIPQDSVPPCPPILSLEVPDCDSLLADKECSSVLADIPNSNLLKWTPDFSEGCDRDIAEYRIYYKASSDGEYQLLSSVLYDTLIFEHGIEGDLSGCYVVTAVDSFDNESAFSNEVCRDNCIYFELPNVFTPNNDEWNNTFIPCPEPRFVKSIEFEVYNRWGRPLRIINDDPMINWDGLDQSGNEVPAGYYFYKADVDFFRLNPEDSKKTFKGWIWLAR
- a CDS encoding thiol-disulfide oxidoreductase DCC family protein, whose product is MSEKYIILFDGVCNLCNSSVNFIIDRDKKDKFRFAALQSAEGQEELRKIGMDKEYLDSIVLIKKGKLLHKSTAALHISKELTGLWPIISFFLIIPKVLRDFFYDIIAANRYKWFGRQEECRIPSPDLRSKFLNTEAA